The genomic stretch GTACTGCCGAAGGCGGAGGAACTGCTGGCCGGGCGCGGAGTGACCGTGCTGCCCGACGTGGTGGTCAACTCCGCGACGAACGCCTGGTGGTGGTGGACCCTGTTCGGCGACATCGGCGCCGACGCCGAGGAGGCGTTCGCCCACATCCGGCGCACCATGCGTGCCCTGGTCGCCTTGATGCTCGACCGCGCGGACGCCGACGGTACGACCCCGCGCGCGGCCGCCCATGCCCTGGTGACCGAGCGGCTCCCGGCGATCGCGGCCCGCTTCGGGTGGTACCGGTGAAGGGATTCCACGGGCCGGCTCCTACGGCGACGGGGGATGGCGGTGGCACGGTGGCCCCGACGGTGACAGCGGATCGCTGACTGACTGCACGACCAGTCAGTAGCGCGGTGCTGTGGCCCCGGCCGCGCAAGGGTGGCAAGAGGTCGTCGGCGCGTGTCCGGGCGGCTGTGTAGGGTGACCGCGTGGCGAGAGTGCGGTTGAGCGTGGCCGAGCGGCGGGAGGAGCTGCTGCGGGCTGCCATCGGGCAGATCGAGGCACGGGGCGTGGCGGCGGTCAGGATCGCCGACGTGGCCGCGGCGCTCGGGGTGAGCAACGCGCTGGTGCTGTACCACTTCTCGACGAAGGAGAAGCTGGTCGCGGCCGCGTTCACCTATGCGGCCGAGGACGATCTCGCGCGCCTGCGCAAGCTGCTGGGCCGGCGGACGTCCGCGCTGCGCCGGCTGCGGGCCGCGGTGCGCTGGTACGCGCCGACCGGGCAGGCCAAGGGCTGGCGGCTGTGGATCGAGGGCTGGGCCGTGGCCCTGCGCGAGCCCGCCCTGCGAGAGGTCACCCTGGACCTGGACCGGCAGTGGAAGGCGGCGATCACCGATGTCATCGCCGAGGGCGTGGCGGCGGGCGAGTTCGCCTGCGCCGACCCCGCAGGTACCGCGCTGCGGCTGACGGCGCTGCTGGACGGGCTGGCCGTACAGCTGACGTCGTACCCGGGCGCGGTACCGCGGACGCGCGCGCAGGACTGGGTCGATGACGCGCTCGCGCGGGAACTGGGCCTGGACCGGAAGGCGTTGACCGAACGCTAGGCGGGAGTTCCGGTTGCCGCCCCGCCGCGCCCGGCCCCGAACGCCCGTGCCCCCACCGCATGCTGCGCGGTGTGGGGCACGGGGGTGGGTCAGGCAACCGAGGCGATGCGGTGCTTGATGTCGTCGGGGGACAGGGTGCCCTTGGCCGTGACATGGTCGCCGGAGGACTCGCCGCGCAGGCGGCGGCCGATCCACGGGACGAGGTACTCACGGGCCCAGTGGACGTCGTCGCGGCGGATGTCCAGGGTGCCCCGGGGCGGCAGCGGCGGCCACGGCTGCTCGGGGTCGGCCGGGATCTGGAGGCCGAGGGCCTGGCCGGCGCGCAGCGCCACGCGCGTGTGGCCCTCGGGTGAGAGGTGGAGCCGGTCGTTGTCCCAGGCCCGGCGGTCCTGCACGGACTTGAGGGACCACAGGTCGAGCACGGGGCAGCCGTACCGGTCCGCGATGGCCCGGACGTGCCCGTTGTACGTGGCGATCTTGCCGCGCAGATGCTTGAGCACGGGAACGCCGCGCGTGTCGAAGCCGGTCGTCACCATGACCGCGCCCGCGGCCTCGGTCAGCTGGGCCACGGCCCGCTCGAAGCGCTCGGCCACCTCGTCCGGGTCGGTGCCGGGGCGGATGATGTCGTTGCCGCCCGCGCAGAAGGACACCAGGTCCGGGGCCAGTTCGACGGCCTGCGGAAGCTGGTCCTGCACGATCTGGTCGAGCAGCTTCCCACGTACCGCGAGATTCGTGTACTTGAAGTCACCCTCGGGCCGCCGGTCGGCGAGCAGTACGGCGAACCGGTCGGCCCAGCCCACATACGCCCCGTCGGGCCCGGGATCGCCGACGCCCTCGGTGAAGCTGTCCCCCACCGCCACGTACGACCCGATCACTGATCTGTTGTCATTCTTCGAATCGTCTGCCACGTCGCACCATGATTCACCTTCGGATGTGACCTACGCGACCGTAAGGAGGGGTTGACGAACGGTGAGAAGAGACACTCTTAAATAGTTTGCGAATCAGGAATAGGGCTGACCCCAGGAGAGTTGAAGGCCGTCAGCCCATGCGGCGCAGCCGGAGGACCGTCGCATCCAGGTCGCCCTTGAGTCCGGTGCGGAGCCCGTGGTGCAGCAGGACAGCACCCCGGTGGACTTCACCCGTTTCACGGCATTCGTACGACGCCGTCGGATCGAGTCCGCGCAGCCGTAGCGCCGGTACGGGCTCGCCGTAGCTCTGCGCCTGGAGCCAGGCCAGGACCACCGCGTCCTCCCCCCGGACGTACTGCACGGCGCTCAGGCCGCCGGCCGGGGGCCGCAGTCGGTGCAGTTCGCCGTGCTGGACGACCGGGCGGATCTGTTTGTAGAGCTGGACCCATTGGCGGGCCTCGGCCAGTTCCTCCTCGGTCCATTCGGTGAGGTCGCCGCCGACGCCGAGTACGCCCGCCATGGCGCTGACGAAGCGGAACCGCAGCGTGCTGACCCGGCCGTTGAGCTGGGTGTTCGGGCTGTCGGTGACCCAGGCGGCCATCACGCGCGCGGGATGGATCTGGCTGAAGCCATGCTGGATGGCGAGCCGGTCGAGCGGGTCGGTGTTGTCGGAGGTCCACACCTGGTCGGTACGGCTCAGCACCCCGAGGTCGATGCGGCCGCCGCCGCCCGAGCAGGACTCGAAGGCGACCGAGGGGTGGGCCGCGCGGAGCCGGTCCAGCAGGGCGTACAGGGCGCGGACGTGGTCCACCCACAGGCGCTGCGGATACGGCTCACCGGGCCAGCCGACGTCGGTGAAGCAGCGGTTGAAGTCCCACTTCACATAGTCGATCGGCGCGCTGGAGAGCAGGGTGTCCAGCTGCTCCCAGAGGTACTCCTGGACGTCCTCGCGGGCGAGGTTGAGGACGAGTTGGTTGCGCAGTTCCGTCCGCTTGCGCCCCGGCTGGTACTGCACCCAGTCGGGATGCGCGCGGTACAGGTCGCTGTCCGGGTTGACCATCTCGGGCTCGACCCAGATGCCGAACTGCATACCGAGGCCGTGCACTTGGTCGGCGAGGGGCTTCAGGCCCTGTGGGAAGCGGTCGGGGTTGGGGGTCCAGTCACCGAGCCCGGCGCGGTCGCTGGTGCGGGCGCCGAACCAGCCGTCGTCCACCACGAAAAGCTCCACGCCGATGCCGGCGGCCCGTCGGGCGAGCGCGAGCTGCTGCTCCTCGGAGATGCCGAAGTTCGTCGCCTCCCAGGAGTTGAAGAGCACCGGCCGGTCCCGCTCCGCGTCCGGGATGACGTACGCGCGCTGGTAGGCGTGCCAGGTGCGGCTAGCGCCGCCGAAACCGCCGCCGCTCCACAGGCCCGCGAAGACGGGGGTGGTGTACGACTCCCCGGGCTGAAGGAGCAGCAGGCCCGAGTCGTCGTAGCCGGCGCCGCCGGTGATCTGCACGCGCGCGTCCGGGAGTTGGGCGACCGCGATACGCCAGGAGCCGGACCAGCCGAGCGCACAGCCGTAGACCTCGCCGCGCTCCTCGGTGGCGTCGGTGTCCAGCGCCACCCAGGGCAGGTGCTGGTGGCCGGTGTGCCCGCGGCGGCTGCCGATGACCTTCTCGCCGTAGGTGAGCGGGGCGGTGGTGAGGCGGGACTCGGCGGCCCAGCGGCCGTGCAGCTGGGACAGCCGCCAGCCGTCGCGGTCGGGCAGGGTCCAGGTGGCCGCGTCGGCTCGCAGCAGCTCCACGCGCGCGTGCGTGTCGTTCGCCACCGTGACCCAGCGCTCGACGACGTCACCGCGCATCCGGTAGTGCAGGGTGACGGCCAGGCCGTCGTCGTCGAAGCGCAGCCGCAACTCGTCCGCCTCCGTGTCGTAGGCCTGGAATCTCCACTCCGTGCCGCGGCGCTCGTCGCTGCGCACGGACAGGGCGGGGCGGACGAAGCGTGGGCCGCCCTCGACGGGGTACTCCTCGCGGCCGTCGAGCGGGGACTCGAAGGGCCAGTAGCCGGGCAGCGGCTCCTTGGCCAGGGCCTGCGCGTCCGCGAGGGCGACACGTGGCCCCCAGTGCAGGTGGAGCAGTTCGTCCGCGTCGGTGAGATGCAGGGCATAACTGCTGGTGGGCCCCGAGAGGAGCCAGGTACGACCGTCTTCGGCGATGTCCACCACGTAAGACCTCACAGGTGTCAACAGATCCGCTCAAGTGCCAACATCATTAGGCCGCGCCGCCGCAGGTGCAATGCCTGTGGACAACTCCTTGCCCGAGGAAACCGGTGTCGTATGGTCGACAGAGCGCCCGCCGACGAGCCGCGACGGCGGGGCCCGACCGGGAGGAGCCCCCGTGACGCAGCAGGTCCCGTCGACCGAACCGGAGCTGGCCGGAGTGCGCAATTTCCGCGACGTTGGCGGACTGCCGACCATGGACGGACGGCGGGTGCGGCACGGGGTGCTGTTCCGCAGCGGACACCTGGCGCACGCGACCGAGGACGATGCGGCATTCCTCACCTCGCTGGGCCTGCACACGATCTTCGACTTCCGCAACGCGGCCGACCAGAAGCTGGAGGGCCCGGACGTCGAGCTGCCCGGCGTGCGGAATGTGAACCTGCCGCTGAGCGACCCGGCGGACGGCGCCGAGTTCTGGAAGATGGTCCGCGACGGCGACCTCGACCAGCTGCGCGGCATCCTCGCCGACGGCAAGGGTGCGACCCGGATGATCGCCTCGTACCGGTCGATCGTCAAGGAGCGCACCACCGAGCACTCCCAGGTCCTGCGCGCGCTCACCGAGGACAGCGTGCCCGCCCTGATGCACTGCGCGGCCGGCAAGGACCGCGCGGGCATCTCCATAGCCGTGACACTCCTCGCGCTGGGCGTGGAGCGCGACGCGATCGTCGCCGACTATCTGGAGTCCAACGCCAAGCACCGGCGCTACAAGGTCCGCCGCAGCGGCAGCACGGAGGGTGCCTACACCCCCGAGGTCATGGAGTTGCTCAGCCCGCTCTTCGACGCCCGCGCCGAGTACCTCCACGCGGCGTTCGAGACCATCGAGCAGACCTGGGGCGGCGTGGACACGTACCTGGAGCAGGGCCTCGCCCTCACCCCGGCTGCCCGCGACCACCTGCGCGAACGCCTGCTGGACTGAGCGGACACGACAGCGCCGGCGTGTCGGGCCTACGCCCGTGAGTTCACCGGCCCGCATCCGCCCGTGATTCCACCGGCCCGGCCGCCTCAGCCCTTCGCGCCCACCGCGAACAGCAAGTACAGGAACCCGGCCAGGACATGGCCGAGGGCGATGTAGATGATCAGGCGGATCCACAGGGAACGGGGGAACTTCGTCTCGAAGTCGCTCATGGCAGCTCTCGGGTCAGCGGCCCCAGGCACAGCGTGGCCGTGGGGCTCTGCAGCAGGGTGTGGACGAACAGCAGCTCGACGCCGTCGTGGTCCTCGGCGGCGAGGCGGTGCGGGGTGAGCGAGTCGAAGTGAGCGCTGTCGCCGGGCCCGAGCAGATGCGCGGTGTCACCGAGGCGCAGCCGCAGCCGGCCCCGCAGGACATAGAGCCACTCCTCGCCGGGATGGACGCGCACGATGTCGCCCTGCGAGCCGTACGGCACCCGCACGCGGAGGGCGTGCATGGCCCGGCCGGGCGCCCCGGCCTGGAAGTACGTCCAGCCGCCCGCCCGGGTCGGCTCCATGTCGCCGGCCCGCACGATCGCGTCCCGGTCGGCGACCGTCTCGCCCAGCAGCTCGGAGACGGTCGTACCGTAGATGCGGGCGAGAGCCAGCAGCATCGGCAGCGACGGCTGCCGCCGGCCTGTCTCCAGCCGGGACAGATGGGCCGGCGAGAGCCCGGCGGCGCGGGCCGCGGCCTCCAGAGTGAGGCCGGCGCGCCGGCGCAGTGCCCGCAACTGCGGTGCGACGGCCGTCAGCTCGTCACCCGGACCCGCCGGTGGGCCGGCGTCTGAGGCGTTCATGCCTTCATTCAGCCCGATGTTTGCCCATTCGGCAATTTTCTTGCCTTAGAGGCAAAGCAGCAAGCTCCCTGCCTTGATAGGCTCGACCCAGGATTTGAACACGTTCAAAAGTGGGGTTCGCATGTCCGCCCGCATCACGCCCGACCGAGCCGACACACCCGCCGTCGCCCTCGGCCCCGTATCCCTCGTGCTGGGGATCGTCGCCGCTGTCGGCGCATGGCCCGCTCTTACGCTCGCCCTGCTCCCGCTGTGCCTCATCGCCGGCGGGCTGGCCGTCACCTTCGGCCTCATGGGCATGTACCACGCCGGCCGCGGCGTCGGCAGCCCATGGACCGCGGCCACGGGAACCGTCCTCGGCGCGGCCGGCCTGACCGCTCCCTTCATCCTCGTCGTCCTGCTCTCCGCCTGACGCTCAGCGGCCCGCCACCGCCTGCTTGATCAGGGTCTTGCCGAAGTCCCACATCAGGCCGCCGCCGCTGTGCGCGTCGTCCATCACGGCGGTGAAGGCGTCCACGAACCGGTCGACATCCGCCTCGTCGATGATCAACGGCGGGATCAGCTTGATCACCTCCAGATGGTCGCCGGAGACCTGGGTGAGGATCCGGTGCCGCTGCAGCAGCGGCACGACGACCATCTGCGCGAACAAGCCCTTGCGCGCCGCCTGCAGCATGGTCCAGCGGCTGCGCAGTTTCAGCGAGGACGGCTTGCCGAACTCGATGCCGATCATCAGGCCCCGGCCGCGGATGTCGGCGAGGAGTTCGTACTTGTCGACCAGCCCGGTCAGCCGGGACTTCAGCAGTTCACCGGTGCTGCGCACACCCGCGACGATCTGCTCGTTCTCCATGGCCGACAGCACGGCGAGGCCGCACGCCATCGCCGGGGCGTTGGAGCCGAAGCTGGCCGAGTGGACCAGAACGCGGTCCATGGACGAGTAGACCTTCTTGAAGATCCAGTCCTTGCCGAGGGTGGCGCCGACCGGGACGTACCCGCCGGACAGCGCCTTGGCCACGCACACCAGGTCGGGTTCGACGCCGTCCTCGTGCTGGTAGGCGTAGAAGTCGCCGGTGCGGCCGAGACCGGTCTGCACCTCGTCGGCGATGAGCAGCGCCTTGTGCCGGTGCAGCAGCTCCTGGGCGGCGCGCAGATAGCCGGGCGGGGCCTCGTGCACCCCCTTGCCCTGGATGGGCTCCACGATCAGGGCGGCCACGTCACCCTTCTTCAACTCCCGTGCCAGGGCGTCGAGATCGCCGAGGGGTACGGCGGTGTCGGGCAGCAGCGGGGCGAAGCCGTCGCGGAAGCCGCCCTCGCCGTTGACCGACAGGGAACCGGTGGTCAGGCCGTGGAAGGCGTGATCGCAGTAGAGGACACGGGGCTTGCCGGTGGCGTACCGGGCGAACTTCAGGGCCGTCTCGACGGCCTCCGTGCCGCTGTTGCCGAAGAACACCCGGTCCAGGTGCGGGCTGTGGGCGAGCAGCCTTTCGGCGAGCAGGCCGGGCAGCGGCTGGCAGTCGA from Streptomyces roseochromogenus subsp. oscitans DS 12.976 encodes the following:
- a CDS encoding alpha-galactosidase; this encodes MVDIAEDGRTWLLSGPTSSYALHLTDADELLHLHWGPRVALADAQALAKEPLPGYWPFESPLDGREEYPVEGGPRFVRPALSVRSDERRGTEWRFQAYDTEADELRLRFDDDGLAVTLHYRMRGDVVERWVTVANDTHARVELLRADAATWTLPDRDGWRLSQLHGRWAAESRLTTAPLTYGEKVIGSRRGHTGHQHLPWVALDTDATEERGEVYGCALGWSGSWRIAVAQLPDARVQITGGAGYDDSGLLLLQPGESYTTPVFAGLWSGGGFGGASRTWHAYQRAYVIPDAERDRPVLFNSWEATNFGISEEQQLALARRAAGIGVELFVVDDGWFGARTSDRAGLGDWTPNPDRFPQGLKPLADQVHGLGMQFGIWVEPEMVNPDSDLYRAHPDWVQYQPGRKRTELRNQLVLNLAREDVQEYLWEQLDTLLSSAPIDYVKWDFNRCFTDVGWPGEPYPQRLWVDHVRALYALLDRLRAAHPSVAFESCSGGGGRIDLGVLSRTDQVWTSDNTDPLDRLAIQHGFSQIHPARVMAAWVTDSPNTQLNGRVSTLRFRFVSAMAGVLGVGGDLTEWTEEELAEARQWVQLYKQIRPVVQHGELHRLRPPAGGLSAVQYVRGEDAVVLAWLQAQSYGEPVPALRLRGLDPTASYECRETGEVHRGAVLLHHGLRTGLKGDLDATVLRLRRMG
- a CDS encoding TetR/AcrR family transcriptional regulator, yielding MARVRLSVAERREELLRAAIGQIEARGVAAVRIADVAAALGVSNALVLYHFSTKEKLVAAAFTYAAEDDLARLRKLLGRRTSALRRLRAAVRWYAPTGQAKGWRLWIEGWAVALREPALREVTLDLDRQWKAAITDVIAEGVAAGEFACADPAGTALRLTALLDGLAVQLTSYPGAVPRTRAQDWVDDALARELGLDRKALTER
- a CDS encoding aspartate aminotransferase family protein, which produces MSTEFDLGALLAERGTERYELHAKYLNPQLPRMLHTIGFDRVYERAEGAHFYDADGNDYLDMLAGFGVMGLGRHHPVVRKALHDVLDLNLADLTRFDCQPLPGLLAERLLAHSPHLDRVFFGNSGTEAVETALKFARYATGKPRVLYCDHAFHGLTTGSLSVNGEGGFRDGFAPLLPDTAVPLGDLDALARELKKGDVAALIVEPIQGKGVHEAPPGYLRAAQELLHRHKALLIADEVQTGLGRTGDFYAYQHEDGVEPDLVCVAKALSGGYVPVGATLGKDWIFKKVYSSMDRVLVHSASFGSNAPAMACGLAVLSAMENEQIVAGVRSTGELLKSRLTGLVDKYELLADIRGRGLMIGIEFGKPSSLKLRSRWTMLQAARKGLFAQMVVVPLLQRHRILTQVSGDHLEVIKLIPPLIIDEADVDRFVDAFTAVMDDAHSGGGLMWDFGKTLIKQAVAGR
- a CDS encoding tyrosine-protein phosphatase, which gives rise to MTQQVPSTEPELAGVRNFRDVGGLPTMDGRRVRHGVLFRSGHLAHATEDDAAFLTSLGLHTIFDFRNAADQKLEGPDVELPGVRNVNLPLSDPADGAEFWKMVRDGDLDQLRGILADGKGATRMIASYRSIVKERTTEHSQVLRALTEDSVPALMHCAAGKDRAGISIAVTLLALGVERDAIVADYLESNAKHRRYKVRRSGSTEGAYTPEVMELLSPLFDARAEYLHAAFETIEQTWGGVDTYLEQGLALTPAARDHLRERLLD
- a CDS encoding helix-turn-helix domain-containing protein, coding for MNASDAGPPAGPGDELTAVAPQLRALRRRAGLTLEAAARAAGLSPAHLSRLETGRRQPSLPMLLALARIYGTTVSELLGETVADRDAIVRAGDMEPTRAGGWTYFQAGAPGRAMHALRVRVPYGSQGDIVRVHPGEEWLYVLRGRLRLRLGDTAHLLGPGDSAHFDSLTPHRLAAEDHDGVELLFVHTLLQSPTATLCLGPLTRELP
- a CDS encoding SGNH/GDSL hydrolase family protein, with product MIGSYVAVGDSFTEGVGDPGPDGAYVGWADRFAVLLADRRPEGDFKYTNLAVRGKLLDQIVQDQLPQAVELAPDLVSFCAGGNDIIRPGTDPDEVAERFERAVAQLTEAAGAVMVTTGFDTRGVPVLKHLRGKIATYNGHVRAIADRYGCPVLDLWSLKSVQDRRAWDNDRLHLSPEGHTRVALRAGQALGLQIPADPEQPWPPLPPRGTLDIRRDDVHWAREYLVPWIGRRLRGESSGDHVTAKGTLSPDDIKHRIASVA
- a CDS encoding DUF6126 family protein; amino-acid sequence: MSDFETKFPRSLWIRLIIYIALGHVLAGFLYLLFAVGAKG